The DNA region tcgaacctgtgtcccctgaattgacaggcagattcttaaccactgcgccaccagggaagtccctaaaagcaaattttaaagagtttttaaaatgaggTATTTGTGAAAACTTACTGTAGGAGACCTGAAGAGACAATCCTAAAATACTAGTCTAGGAGACCAGAATATGCCAGTACATTTTGAAGCAGCATTTATCAAGTGAGAAAAACAATCAGTATTTCCCACATGTAAAATGATCGTTGATGAAGAACTATTACCCAAAAACTGAGTTTGTCTCTTGGTGGATGTCGAGCCAAAAgatacaaccaagccaaagatcaggagaaggaaggatttattattacttgcagcaggtaaggagaacactgggaatctttcccaaagcagtctCCCTGGaacagcaaaactggggaagttttaagctaagggtataGGCatgttcatgaaggggcttgagcagaggagaattcagcatagaaccGGGGAAAggttgacagagtccaagctttagctgACTGAAGTCAGGAAGGTCAACAGCATCAGTCTGTCCTccccctgggtgggggccttagttcctacaGAACTCAAAGACTTTATCAGATTGTAATGTatgtcccttgaggaggaactaagattctattttattgctgaactgttgcttcttgactgcttttcctttgttcctgcattccCTTACTTCCCTTAAGAtcttgtggccaggcttagaccacaaaatggcttaggctaaaatggcttctcttatgtcaagaaaaccCTTCcgggttctctttctccagggaccccctaccctatctgcttacagAACTGCTGTTTAACACTAATCTCTTGTGAGTTTGGTTGGTATAGGTCATCATCTCCCAGGTATCTGCTCATTCCCAAGTACACTGAAAAAATGGCAAAGCTGAGGAGCTATGCTTGGAGCACGATGACCAATCTAGATTCACTGGCTACTTGTTGAGGCCCGAGTTCCAGGAAGGTGTTGTTGAGGaggaatttgtttccttttttcccttctagGATATTTGGCTCATCTCATAATTCGATGATATAAGACAAACTGacaggagaaaacaaacaaaagtttaataccACGTATAATACATGGCGGAGACCCAGGTaaactgagtaacttgccaaaatggcTGAGGCCATCACTTTAAGTATCATCTTCGGCTAAAGACAAAAGGAGATGTTGGGGAGGGAAATCTATGGGAGATGAccaggaaaacacaggaaacaaGGATAACGTTGTTTTGCAGACTTATCATTGTCTTGTCCACCACTAAGAGTTTCTAGAGAATGAGtccgcccgccccccacccccgccttcctGGTACAGCAGgaagacacccttacaaatggagatttctctTTTACCtgtaaatgtctcttacaaaagaGTGACTTCTATTTGGTTTTCAGAGCTCCTCTCATATCTGctgattcttaaaaaaataaccagGCTAAAAttatccttatgccaaagagacatattttaggGTGGAAAATTCTGCTCCCTTATAGTGTGCAGCTTAATTTAAAGTGTcatctaatttaaaatgtttatacccTGGtcttttttctaattgtttcaaGGCTTGAGTCATTCAGTGATGCAGGAGGCTGAAGAACACAGGGTCCTTTAATGTTCAGTGTTTCTCCTTCGCATACCTGCCCCAGGCAAAATTATACTAAGCAaacatttctcttaaaaaaattatacgaAACGAACATTATCTCTATCTCTCATTTAGCAAACAGAATTTCTGTGGACCTTACTTACTTGTGTCTTCAACATTTCCTTCTCCAATCTACTTCCTCTTTCCTCCAACAAAATGCAAGTCTTAagccccactctttttttttttttttttttaatttttggctgcgttgggtcttcgttgccgtgcgcaggctttctctagttgtggcggcgagcgggggctactctttgttgcggtgcgctggcttctcattgcagtggcttctcttgttgcagagcacaggctctaggagcgtagacttcagtagttgcagctcacgggctcagtagttgtggcatgcaggccctagagggcacgggcttcagtagttgtggctcatgggcttagtggctccgcggcatatggcatcttcccggaccaggaatcgaacccgtgtgccctgcattggcaggcagattcttaaccactgtgcccagggaagtccctaagcccCACTCTTGAAGAGAGTTTCATTTTAAAGTCCTCTAGCCCTACCCTATATCTCTGCCAAGTGAAAATGGTTTTTATCAGATAAACTCATTTGTGCTCATATCTTCTACTTAATGTATTATTTATCAGGAAACATACATACTACCGTAACTCATCTAAAATGCAATAGCCTCCTTACAGACATTCTTAATGAAATCCAGGGAGAGGAGACAATTGATGGGCACTCGTCATGTTTGTTTTGTCAAAGTCAAAATTAAAATACCAAGTCAAAggatgagaaaggaagaaaatcagtgttgactgagcacctgctatgtgccagggacATGCTACATATTTTATACCTAATCAGCTCTGGCCACACCCACCAATCTGGGTGGGTATGGGAACTCAGCATGTCCCCACAATCAATGCCTAGGTCACAACTTTTCTCCAGCTTAGCACATAAACAGTTATACTTTCATCATACACACAAGTCTATTACACACAttagacacacacatataatacacTTTAAACCTACATACAGCACAAATCACATTCAAGCATAAGCTATATAACTCACAGTTATAACACCTGTGCTAATCACATGACACATAAATAAATTTCACACACATTGGAATGATAAACTTTATTTAGGGATGGGAAGATCATTCCACTTGCGAAGTTATAAGGAGAATCAATATCAGGAAAATTCCTGGGTTAGTCAAAAAGAGATTTCATATGAGCTGAATCTTTTCAAAAATGTAGAAGTAAAGCAAGTAAATAAGGACAGAagggtattccaggcagagaaacaACATAGGCAAAGTTACGATAGTAAGAAACCACGTGAAACATAACTCTCAGTAGTTGGAAAACATTGGCAAATAAATGCAAGGGCTCTTGATGCAGGGAGGGGCCACAACTTGGGAAGCACTGAACACCAAAACCTGTGGGTGTGGGTCAACTTTCTAGTTGCTGATATCCTCTAACAACTGCATGTCCTCTATGCCATCAACAAACCCGTTCATGCCACAATGGAATTCAATGTAGCTGTAGCTCTTGTAATCTTTGTAGTTGTTTTTGCTATTCTCCCGGTAGCACTTGAGTGTTTTGAAGGGATATGGGGcccatatatatacatttctgtAGTGACCTCTCCCGTTCCTGATGCATATATGCTCAATTTTGTGCCATACGGTATAGACGAAGATGTGATAGTTCTTGTCTTTTGAAACAACTCTTTCCCTCATCAGATCACTGCATTTGTACTTGCTGAATTCCCAGTTTGTGCTAGGGTGGTGCCGTTTCACGAATTCCCTCCAGGAAATGTTCTGGCTGTGTACAAGGAGCCCACATAGAGGGAACAGCAGGGCCAAGAGAGGGCCTAGGACCTTTAGAGAGGATGCCATCTCAGTCACCAGGGCCACCTGTGTGTGTACAGGGAAGAGAGCGGAAACACTGCTGAGCTCTACCTTAAAATTCCTTTCTCTGCCAACGTAGGCCCTTCAACTAAATTTTATCATTTGGTTCCCAGGCTAGAAGGTGATAACTCTCATTAGATAATAAAGTTTATAAGAACTGAAAATATGCTACAGGCTGAGTGAGATAAGCACAAAGTTGTAAAAAACTGATGAAGTTTATTTTGAGAATTCCAAGTACCTCCTGTCTGCCCTCTCTTCCACCTGAACTGAAGAACAAATCACCCTCTAGCTAGCTGTTTTGCAGTCCagatcaattctttttttttttttttttaatatttatttatttattttggctgcaccgcgtcttagttgctgcatgcggacttcttagttgcagcatgcggacttctttgttgcagcatgcatgtgggatatatttccctgaccagggatcaaacccgagccccctgcattgggagctcggagtcctacccactggaccaccagggagtcccCAAATCAATTCTCAAAAGAGCATGTGTCCTAAAGAAAATGGTATTTTAAGCTCTATGTCTGTGAGGTGGAAAGTGTTGTTGCCTTTTAAGGGCATACAGAAGATGAATAGAGACTTGGGAAATATTTTTGAAGCAGGAAGGCTTTGGTTCCTTGAAATCTGAGGCTGCAACTACGCTGACTCTGCAAGATGGTGCTTACGAGGATCTTCACTTCGTTATAACACTTCCCCAAAGCCTGTGTGAAACATGTTATCACTTGTGACTACCCACATCCCTTCTCAGAGGCCATTTCCCTAATTATCATCATTATAAACGATCTTGATTTATTGTTAAGAATGTCATCATAAAGGAACCCCAGTTTTGAAATATTGTTCTAATCAATCAAGTACCAAAATTGAAACTGCCCTCACAAGAGCTACTCTGGTCAAAATTAGAGCAGAGATTTGCTTGACAAAGTCTTCCCTTTAAACTAGCTCTCTGTCATCACTTACCATGAGGAGTATACCTGGCCCTGTGGAATCTCTAACCTGATTCTCAACTCTCTGAGTGTGATGTCCTCAGATGGGCTTAATAATAACTCCCTCACAAACCTGTAAGAGGCTAATGAGATACGTGTACTGAGAGCATATCTGAGAATGTCAAGTACTCCATCAAACAGAGCACAAGGGGTAGGCACGTTCTCATTTGTGGCACCCTACCCCTGGCTCAAAAGGCCTAAATAGGATGAAGAGAAGACCAGGATTCAAGCTGCTTCaatgtacagttggccctctgtatctatTTGTTCTGCACCCAGGAATTCAACCAACCACACAATGGATTAAAAAtagtcccccccccaaaaaaaaaatccagaaagttctaaaaagtaaaacttgaatttgctgtgtgctggcaactacttacatagcatttacattgtatttacagctatttacattgtgttaggtattataagtaatgtaGAGATGATTAAAGTATATAGGAGCATGCGCGTATGTTAGATGCAAATACTACGtacgccattttatataagggacttgagcaagcttggattttggtatcctggGCATGGGGGCGGTCCTGGACCAATgccccccatggataccaagggacaatgGTATTATGCTCAGGAAGATTGGGGAGGAAGTggagaggaagtggggaggggtggaAGAGTGGAGAGAGGCTCCAAGAACTGTATCAGTGAGATTAACGCTGAGTTGAATCCAGGTCTTTGGTTCTTACAAGTTGGGTCACTGTCTATTCTTAATTCCACCATCTAGAAGTCCAATCAAGCCCTTTCCAGTGTTCCTGGGCCTTTCCCTCTAAGCATCCTCAGCACCAACCCTTCTAAACGTAACTCACCCTATTTAGATCCAACACGCCTGTCACCAGTTGTAGTAGGGATCAGTTTATGGATGTGAAGAGCAGAGAGTCTGTGTCTTTCCCCTTTTCTTAGAGCCAAGAAGTCTGCAgcagtgaaggaaggaaggaatagcaGTGGGAGGTACAGTGTTCTAACTGATtggcagtggggtgggggtgagggtcagCTTCACTAAGAGAACCAGTTCCTATAGCTTCTCATCTAGAATACTTGGGTTCACTGTGAGAATAGCCTGGAGCAAAGGTGTCAAGCACCAAAGACTGACTTGTGGGCATAAAGGAATTGCAAGGCCTTGGGTAATACCAGAGAGGGGTTATCTAGAGTTATCAGGAGACAACCAGAGATCTGGCTCCTAAACTCATTTCCCAACAAACTTCTAGGGGAAATTCCCTGGATGGCTATGTTCCATGGGAActtcagtgaggaaaaccacaTCTGGAGTTGTAAACTTTCATTGAGAGGTGAAAAGTATCTAGTCAAAGGCACAATTTGCGGATAAAGTGAGATCCTTGAATGTGTTTTCTATCAACATATTTCTTCAAGGGCTGTTCCTAGCTAAGCCTCCTTGGTTGAATTTCTCACTGGGCCACCTTGTTATCAGAATGCCATaaagggtagcagaatatgccaccccaaaatatgcctctgaGGGGAGCAACATTTGCC from Eschrichtius robustus isolate mEscRob2 chromosome 1, mEscRob2.pri, whole genome shotgun sequence includes:
- the EDDM3B gene encoding epididymal secretory protein E3-beta, whose protein sequence is MASSLKVLGPLLALLFPLCGLLVHSQNISWREFVKRHHPSTNWEFSKYKCSDLMRERVVSKDKNYHIFVYTVWHKIEHICIRNGRGHYRNVYIWAPYPFKTLKCYRENSKNNYKDYKSYSYIEFHCGMNGFVDGIEDMQLLEDISN